GGCGACTTTCTTCGCCTCTTGCGCAATGGCAAGGACTTTGGACTTGACCGGCTTCACTATGCCTATCAGGAAGGAGAGGGTGGAATTGCCGATGCCTTAAGACTTGCTGAGCAGTTTGCCGCTGATGAGCGGATTGTTGTCATTCTTGGCGACAACATCTTTGAGGATGACATCACCCCTTATGTCCAATCATTCACCTCCCAGCCAAAGGGTGCCAAGATTCTCCTCAAAGAGGTTGAGGATGCCTCTCGCTTCGGTGTTGCGGAACTTGCTGGTAACCGCATCATCGGGATTGAAGAGAAACCTGCCAAGCCCAAGACCAATTTTGCGGTAACAGGAATTTATATGTATGACAACCGGGTGTTTGACATCATCAGGACATTAAAACCCTCTGCCCGTGGTGAACTGGAGATAACCGATGTCAACAACACCTATATCAAGGAAGGCACAATGACCTATGACATCCTCAAAGGCTGGTGGACCGATGCCGG
The DNA window shown above is from candidate division WOR-3 bacterium and carries:
- a CDS encoding sugar phosphate nucleotidyltransferase encodes the protein MKGVVLAGGLGTRMLPVTRVTNKHLLPIYDEPMIYYPIRKLVQAGIKDILIVTGGNSAGDFLRLLRNGKDFGLDRLHYAYQEGEGGIADALRLAEQFAADERIVVILGDNIFEDDITPYVQSFTSQPKGAKILLKEVEDASRFGVAELAGNRIIGIEEKPAKPKTNFAVTGIYMYDNRVFDIIRTLKPSARGELEITDVNNTYIKEGTMTYDILKGWWTDAGTFESFFRATTLVRQQKVKAKK